A genomic window from Hyalangium minutum includes:
- a CDS encoding TetR/AcrR family transcriptional regulator has translation MGHSKAEKDETHERIVRVAAARFREEGVDGLGVSDLMKEAGLTHGGFYRHFDSREELVAEAIERALQDGGRAVTAVENLKHSALAALVDGYLSEAHRDGLATSCAVTTLAGDVARSNERARSAYTRQVSTYLELLTKLIASDTQRARRTKAIAALSTLVGAVSLARAVNDEKLSREILRSAADELKAHLG, from the coding sequence ATGGGCCATTCCAAGGCAGAGAAGGACGAGACCCATGAGCGCATCGTGCGGGTGGCTGCCGCGCGGTTTCGGGAAGAGGGCGTCGATGGCCTCGGTGTGTCCGACCTGATGAAGGAAGCCGGGCTGACCCACGGCGGCTTCTACCGGCACTTCGATTCGCGCGAGGAACTGGTGGCTGAGGCCATCGAGCGTGCGCTGCAAGATGGGGGACGGGCCGTCACTGCGGTGGAGAACCTCAAGCACTCCGCCCTGGCCGCGCTGGTGGACGGCTACCTCAGCGAGGCGCACCGCGATGGGCTGGCGACGAGCTGTGCTGTCACGACGTTGGCGGGCGACGTGGCCCGCAGCAACGAGCGGGCACGCTCCGCCTATACGCGGCAGGTCAGCACGTACCTGGAGCTGCTCACCAAGCTGATCGCGAGCGACACACAACGGGCCAGGAGGACGAAGGCGATCGCCGCGTTGTCCACGCTGGTCGGTGCCGTCTCACTGGCCCGTGCGGTGAACGACGAGAAGCTCTCTCGGGAGATCCTCAGGTCCGCTGCCGACGAGCTGAAGGCCCACCTGGGCTGA
- the acs gene encoding acetate--CoA ligase, whose product MAESQRPSQEIQSVLSENRVFPPPPEFSKRAHIKSMEDYRRLWDEAAKDPEAYWGARAREELYWKEPFQTVLDWKAPNARWFVEGRTNLAYNCLDRHLPKLKDKPAILFEGEPGDRRTVTYGELSAMVNRLANGLKSLGVRKGDRVGIYLPMVPEAAVAMLACARIGAVHSVVFGGFSAEALQERMNDAGAKVLLTADGGWRKGAVVPLKKNVDAALPNMKTVEKVVVLKRAGDAGTPGPKDVSWEELVRGQSDTCEPEWVEAEHPLFILYTSGSTGKPKGVLHTTAGYAVSISLTTRWVFDLREDDIYWCTADVGWVTGHSYVVYGPLMNGVTTVIYEGAPTQPGPDRFWEIIARYKATILYTAPTAIRAFMRLGEEYPRKHDMSSLRLLGSVGEPINPEAWIWYRDVIGGGRCPVVDTWWQTETGGIMISPLPGATPTKPGSATLPLPGIHAEILDRQGNPVPKGQGGLLFVTKPWPSMLRTVYGDPERYVKTYFSELPGKYFTGDGARTDQDGYFWLMGRVDDVVNVAGHRLGTAEVESALVSHPRIAEAAVVGRPDDLKGTALVAFVTLKKGTPPSPELKKELATHVTKEIGAIARPDEIRFAEGLPKTRSGKIMRRLLRDVAAGKQTTGDTTTLEDLNVLATLRQDEE is encoded by the coding sequence ATGGCTGAGTCGCAGCGTCCGTCGCAAGAGATCCAGTCCGTCCTGTCGGAGAACCGTGTCTTCCCGCCACCTCCAGAGTTCTCGAAGCGGGCGCACATCAAGAGCATGGAGGACTACCGCCGGCTCTGGGACGAGGCGGCGAAGGATCCGGAAGCCTACTGGGGTGCCCGGGCGCGAGAGGAGCTCTACTGGAAGGAGCCCTTCCAGACGGTGCTGGACTGGAAGGCGCCGAACGCGCGCTGGTTCGTCGAGGGCCGGACGAACCTGGCTTACAACTGTCTGGATCGGCACCTGCCGAAGCTGAAGGACAAGCCAGCGATTCTCTTCGAGGGCGAGCCGGGGGATCGGCGGACGGTCACCTACGGCGAGCTGTCGGCGATGGTGAACCGGCTGGCGAACGGGCTGAAGTCGCTGGGGGTCCGCAAGGGGGACCGGGTGGGGATCTACCTGCCCATGGTGCCCGAGGCGGCGGTGGCGATGCTGGCGTGCGCGCGGATTGGCGCGGTGCACTCGGTGGTGTTCGGTGGCTTCTCCGCGGAGGCGCTGCAGGAGCGCATGAACGACGCGGGGGCGAAGGTGCTCCTCACGGCGGACGGCGGTTGGCGCAAGGGCGCGGTGGTGCCGCTGAAGAAGAACGTGGACGCGGCGCTGCCGAACATGAAGACGGTGGAGAAGGTGGTGGTGCTGAAGCGGGCGGGGGATGCGGGGACGCCGGGGCCCAAGGATGTGAGCTGGGAGGAGTTGGTCCGCGGGCAGAGCGACACGTGTGAGCCGGAGTGGGTGGAGGCGGAGCATCCGCTGTTCATCCTCTACACGTCGGGCTCGACGGGGAAGCCGAAGGGGGTGCTGCACACCACGGCGGGCTACGCGGTGAGCATCTCGCTGACGACGCGGTGGGTGTTCGACCTGCGAGAGGACGACATCTACTGGTGCACGGCGGACGTGGGCTGGGTGACGGGGCACAGCTACGTGGTGTACGGGCCGCTGATGAACGGGGTGACGACGGTCATCTACGAGGGCGCGCCCACGCAGCCAGGGCCGGATCGGTTCTGGGAGATCATCGCGCGGTACAAGGCGACGATCCTCTACACGGCGCCCACGGCGATCCGCGCGTTCATGCGGCTGGGGGAGGAGTACCCGCGCAAGCACGACATGAGCTCGCTGCGGCTGCTGGGCTCGGTGGGTGAGCCGATCAACCCCGAAGCGTGGATCTGGTATCGGGACGTGATTGGTGGCGGGCGGTGCCCGGTGGTGGACACGTGGTGGCAGACGGAGACAGGCGGGATCATGATCTCGCCGCTGCCAGGAGCGACGCCGACGAAGCCGGGCTCGGCGACGCTCCCATTGCCGGGCATCCACGCGGAGATCCTGGATCGGCAGGGCAATCCGGTGCCGAAGGGGCAGGGTGGCCTGCTGTTCGTGACGAAGCCGTGGCCGTCGATGTTGCGCACGGTGTACGGAGATCCGGAGCGGTACGTGAAGACGTACTTCAGCGAGCTGCCGGGCAAGTACTTCACGGGCGACGGGGCGCGGACAGATCAGGACGGATACTTCTGGCTGATGGGGCGCGTGGATGACGTGGTGAACGTGGCGGGGCACCGCCTGGGCACAGCCGAGGTAGAGAGCGCACTGGTGTCGCACCCACGCATCGCCGAGGCGGCGGTGGTGGGGCGTCCGGACGATCTGAAGGGCACGGCGCTGGTGGCCTTCGTGACGCTGAAGAAGGGGACGCCGCCGTCGCCGGAGCTGAAGAAGGAACTGGCGACGCACGTGACGAAGGAGATCGGCGCGATCGCGCGGCCGGACGAGATCCGGTTCGCGGAGGGCCTGCCGAAGACGCGCTCCGGGAAGATCATGCGCCGCCTGCTGCGCGACGTCGCCGCGGGCAAGCAGACGACGGGAGACACCACGACGCTCGAGGACCTCAACGTGCTGGCGACGCTGCGCCAGGACGAGGAGTAG
- a CDS encoding trypsin-like serine protease, with protein MPLHVRPSQRLSLLLLHFLWVGCASQPQAPEQLSGALFIGDSTSAVYPGALDAKNRYLSNVAIHTGAKREDGSEHCSGVLISPQELLTAGHCVCMKRKLSTPDARAELDRRLREALPSSGRSAAERASIDAQRKRILANTATLIDSSLCAPNVRVEVVEYLPSPPDTPPSLRLGRYSGKVIHPHPKLLVLDDAMGTSWFREADLALIHLATPVRERFRPIALPDKEVQVGSPIVMVGLGFGEDNGTTTEFGDRHYGESVIETVERLAPDSIKFLARAPPQGATPAPRVYGGDSGGGCFSKTGNRVLVGVISAFGNDGTSSIFTSVFAYREWLNKELSHSGAVPIAP; from the coding sequence ATGCCTCTCCACGTCCGCCCCTCGCAGCGACTCTCCCTCCTCCTGCTTCACTTCCTATGGGTGGGATGCGCCTCGCAACCTCAAGCACCAGAGCAACTCTCCGGAGCGCTGTTCATCGGCGATAGCACTTCCGCCGTGTATCCGGGAGCCCTGGACGCCAAGAATCGCTACTTGTCCAACGTCGCGATCCACACCGGCGCCAAGCGAGAGGACGGCTCGGAGCACTGCAGCGGGGTGCTCATCAGCCCTCAAGAACTGCTGACGGCAGGCCATTGCGTCTGTATGAAGAGAAAGCTCTCCACACCTGACGCCCGCGCAGAGTTGGACCGGAGGCTCCGAGAGGCCCTGCCCTCCAGCGGGCGCTCCGCTGCGGAGCGAGCCTCTATCGACGCCCAGAGGAAGCGGATCCTTGCCAACACGGCCACCCTCATCGACTCCTCGCTTTGCGCGCCCAACGTTCGCGTCGAGGTAGTCGAATACCTCCCTTCGCCCCCCGATACTCCACCCAGCCTTCGGCTGGGCAGATACAGCGGAAAAGTCATCCACCCTCACCCCAAGCTGCTCGTGCTCGACGATGCCATGGGAACTTCATGGTTCAGGGAAGCGGACCTCGCGCTCATCCACCTGGCCACGCCTGTCCGGGAACGCTTCCGCCCCATCGCCCTTCCCGACAAGGAGGTTCAAGTGGGCTCCCCCATCGTGATGGTGGGCCTCGGCTTTGGGGAGGACAACGGCACCACCACGGAGTTTGGCGATCGCCACTATGGCGAGAGCGTCATCGAGACAGTCGAGCGGCTGGCGCCAGACAGCATCAAGTTCCTGGCCCGCGCCCCACCCCAAGGTGCCACGCCAGCTCCTCGAGTCTATGGAGGTGACAGTGGCGGAGGGTGCTTCAGCAAGACGGGCAATCGCGTGCTGGTGGGGGTGATCAGCGCCTTCGGGAACGACGGCACCTCCTCCATCTTCACCAGCGTCTTCGCTTACCGGGAGTGGCTGAATAAAGAACTGAGCCACTCAGGTGCGGTACCTATCGCTCCATAG
- a CDS encoding NUDIX domain-containing protein → MAEKQFKNPTPTVDCIIELSGERIVLIRRKNPPLGWALPGGFVDEGEPLHAAAVREAREETGLTVELVEQFFTYSDPKRDPRKHTVSTVYIGRAQGEPQGSDDAAEARTFPLNALPPDLCFDHGTILSDYLAYKRTGQRRKI, encoded by the coding sequence ATGGCCGAGAAACAGTTCAAGAACCCCACACCCACCGTGGACTGCATCATCGAGCTGTCCGGTGAGCGAATCGTCCTCATCCGCCGCAAGAACCCACCCCTCGGCTGGGCCCTGCCCGGTGGCTTCGTGGACGAGGGAGAGCCCCTCCACGCCGCCGCCGTGCGCGAGGCCCGCGAGGAGACCGGCCTCACCGTGGAGCTCGTGGAGCAGTTCTTCACCTACTCGGACCCGAAGCGCGACCCGCGCAAGCACACCGTCTCCACCGTCTACATTGGCCGCGCCCAGGGAGAGCCCCAGGGCTCCGATGACGCCGCCGAGGCCCGCACGTTCCCCTTGAACGCCCTCCCGCCGGATCTCTGCTTCGATCACGGCACCATCCTCTCCGACTACCTGGCCTACAAGCGGACCGGCCAGCGCCGGAAGATCTGA
- a CDS encoding DUF5011 domain-containing protein, with product MTPLVNSSRLSLMLSLCTLLSVLSACGSTAPAESGPLPGDVEDVMARTWTSGKDGVAPSAFTPSSEAGVPIFHSYVSKSQVTPSVTAGNGLYLVVWKEFIADTAMILAARVRASDGAVLDASPLVIDTQTQYESVAKPTAAFDGTNFLVVYGKYRPSNYSYREDIFGKRVRASDGAVLDSGPIQISFISNSGITQNPTVTFTGSYFLVLWETMVSGWSLYGAYVQPSGQVITTTSSFAVAPNAFNSQLASGPSGNSLAVWSETPQGRIRVGWLTGTSHQAILFFTVADSGGSNPAIAYNGSTFLVVWNEAGGVVKARRVRLSQVQGQPFSDTSFTVGTGAISAATVSADAQNFHVTYEATRDGARQLISTRVTADGVVASGAENTLSDLRTSTGAERPASASLGADQKLVAYKQYEPAVGYERIKFRRVSDVVASDCTTGQPSIVLNGDATMTLECGSAAYVDAGAHAFNGCGDALPVTAYNSGADSSGPGPNSGAVGSYSVGYAAWDATGSANASRTVNVVDRTPPVLTLKGPAHSTHMCGSQWVDPGVTATDTCYGNLTAQVWHTGEVNGWAEGTYTVTYTLTDTGGNSTTPVQRTVEVVDCPW from the coding sequence ATGACTCCTTTAGTGAACAGCTCCCGGCTGTCGTTGATGCTATCGCTCTGTACCCTCCTCAGCGTGCTCTCGGCGTGTGGCTCCACGGCCCCCGCCGAGTCCGGCCCCTTGCCAGGGGATGTCGAAGACGTGATGGCGAGGACATGGACCTCGGGCAAAGACGGAGTAGCGCCCAGCGCGTTCACCCCTTCTTCCGAGGCCGGTGTTCCGATCTTCCACTCCTATGTCTCGAAGTCCCAGGTGACGCCCTCCGTCACGGCGGGCAACGGCCTCTACCTCGTGGTGTGGAAGGAGTTCATCGCCGACACCGCGATGATCCTGGCGGCGCGCGTGCGCGCTTCCGACGGAGCCGTGCTGGATGCCTCGCCGCTCGTCATCGACACGCAGACGCAGTACGAGAGCGTGGCAAAGCCCACCGCCGCTTTCGATGGAACGAACTTCCTGGTGGTCTACGGCAAGTACCGTCCCAGCAACTACAGCTACCGCGAGGACATCTTCGGCAAGCGAGTGAGGGCCTCGGATGGAGCGGTGCTCGACAGTGGCCCCATCCAGATCAGCTTCATCTCCAACTCCGGGATCACCCAAAACCCGACGGTGACCTTCACTGGGAGCTACTTCCTGGTCCTCTGGGAGACGATGGTTTCGGGCTGGTCGCTCTACGGGGCCTATGTGCAGCCCTCGGGACAGGTCATCACCACCACCTCGAGCTTTGCCGTGGCTCCGAATGCCTTCAATTCCCAGCTGGCCTCGGGGCCCTCGGGCAACTCCCTGGCCGTCTGGAGCGAGACTCCGCAGGGCCGGATCCGCGTCGGCTGGCTCACGGGAACCTCGCACCAGGCGATCTTGTTCTTCACGGTGGCCGACTCGGGCGGCAGCAACCCGGCGATTGCCTACAACGGGAGCACCTTCCTGGTGGTCTGGAACGAGGCGGGGGGCGTCGTGAAGGCCCGGCGGGTGAGGCTGTCGCAGGTACAGGGACAGCCGTTCAGCGACACGAGCTTCACCGTAGGCACGGGGGCCATTTCAGCGGCCACCGTGAGCGCGGACGCTCAGAACTTCCACGTCACCTACGAGGCGACGCGCGATGGAGCGCGCCAGCTGATCAGCACCCGGGTCACGGCTGACGGGGTGGTGGCGTCCGGCGCGGAGAACACGCTGTCGGACCTTCGTACCTCCACAGGCGCGGAGCGGCCCGCGTCCGCCTCCCTGGGAGCGGACCAGAAGCTGGTGGCTTACAAGCAGTACGAGCCGGCGGTGGGCTACGAGCGCATCAAGTTCCGCCGCGTCTCGGATGTGGTGGCCAGCGACTGCACCACGGGTCAGCCCTCCATCGTCCTCAATGGTGACGCGACGATGACCCTGGAGTGCGGCTCGGCGGCGTACGTGGACGCGGGCGCCCACGCCTTCAATGGCTGTGGCGACGCGCTGCCGGTGACGGCGTACAACTCGGGCGCGGACTCCTCGGGACCGGGGCCGAACTCGGGCGCGGTGGGCAGCTACAGCGTCGGCTACGCGGCCTGGGACGCCACGGGCTCCGCGAATGCCTCGCGGACGGTGAATGTGGTGGATCGGACGCCCCCGGTGCTGACCCTCAAGGGGCCGGCCCACTCCACGCACATGTGCGGCAGCCAGTGGGTGGATCCGGGCGTGACGGCCACGGACACGTGCTACGGCAACCTCACGGCCCAGGTGTGGCACACGGGCGAGGTGAATGGCTGGGCGGAGGGCACCTATACGGTGACGTACACGCTGACCGACACGGGCGGCAACAGCACCACGCCCGTGCAGCGCACCGTCGAGGTCGTCGACTGCCCCTGGTAG
- a CDS encoding trypsin-like serine protease, giving the protein MRAPTLVSAIILGALVWDGSLGCTEKPKEDFSHVESVQDSGIPPLRLDQSAPFGKPSRLLDGELDLSNRHSSTVLVEANAPEIHQECSGVLIAPQWVLTAAHCVCMRRAARGPDNENRTVLDSSACAATATVTGVAYSPPVRNEALSSLRERYIGAVWPHPRFRLSLDAQGAIESIQADLALIQLNTPATERFTPVKLSNTEAQTGETLVTVGYGDDGSDLGGYEDRRFSSHRVMKPPDTGSGFIALSPPARPAYQDDSGGPCLRTTRGVPTLVGISRRGLGPESMCTSTSVYKDWLLEALQRTALPRSSLPQ; this is encoded by the coding sequence ATGAGAGCGCCAACCCTTGTCTCCGCGATAATCCTCGGGGCTCTTGTCTGGGACGGATCCTTGGGGTGCACGGAGAAGCCCAAGGAAGACTTCTCTCACGTCGAGAGTGTCCAGGACAGTGGTATCCCCCCCCTCCGCCTGGATCAGAGTGCTCCCTTCGGCAAGCCTTCGCGGCTTCTGGATGGGGAGCTGGATCTCAGCAATCGCCACTCTTCGACCGTCCTGGTCGAGGCGAACGCACCAGAGATCCATCAGGAATGCAGTGGAGTGCTCATCGCTCCCCAGTGGGTTCTCACTGCGGCTCACTGCGTGTGCATGCGCAGAGCCGCTCGCGGACCTGATAACGAAAACAGGACCGTCCTGGATAGCTCTGCCTGTGCCGCGACAGCAACCGTGACAGGGGTGGCTTACTCTCCACCGGTACGGAATGAAGCCTTGAGTTCCCTAAGGGAGAGGTACATCGGAGCAGTCTGGCCGCATCCCCGCTTCAGGCTCTCGCTGGACGCACAAGGGGCTATCGAGTCCATCCAGGCGGATCTTGCACTGATCCAGTTGAACACACCGGCGACTGAGCGCTTCACTCCCGTCAAGCTCTCGAACACCGAAGCACAAACGGGTGAGACGTTGGTCACAGTAGGCTACGGGGACGACGGGAGCGACCTGGGAGGCTACGAAGACCGGCGCTTCAGCTCCCATCGCGTCATGAAGCCCCCCGATACCGGAAGCGGCTTCATCGCACTCTCGCCCCCCGCGAGGCCCGCGTATCAAGACGACAGTGGGGGGCCATGTCTGCGCACAACCAGAGGCGTTCCCACCCTTGTGGGAATCTCCCGGCGAGGCCTGGGCCCTGAGTCCATGTGCACCAGCACCTCCGTCTACAAGGACTGGCTGCTCGAAGCGTTGCAGCGCACAGCGCTCCCGCGCTCTTCCCTGCCGCAGTGA
- a CDS encoding tautomerase family protein, with translation MPMIDVYAAADLFPAGTERQLGEELTFAILRAEGVATPGPFHLNNTAVYLHRMAPPTVQTAATAAARTVRVQVITPPAALTRQGQKQLVKEVTEIVAKISGDPAQAGRTWVLLTEAAEGGWGIAGTAYGREEFAALAAKARGAQ, from the coding sequence ATGCCCATGATTGACGTCTACGCAGCAGCAGACCTTTTCCCGGCAGGCACTGAGCGCCAGCTTGGCGAGGAGCTCACCTTCGCGATTCTTCGCGCCGAGGGAGTCGCCACCCCGGGGCCCTTCCATCTGAACAATACGGCGGTGTACCTCCACCGGATGGCGCCCCCCACGGTTCAGACGGCTGCCACCGCCGCCGCTCGCACCGTGCGTGTCCAGGTCATCACCCCGCCGGCGGCGTTGACCCGCCAAGGCCAGAAGCAGCTCGTCAAAGAGGTGACGGAGATCGTCGCGAAGATCTCCGGTGACCCGGCTCAGGCTGGCCGCACCTGGGTGCTGCTCACCGAAGCCGCGGAAGGGGGCTGGGGCATCGCGGGTACAGCCTACGGACGCGAAGAGTTCGCCGCGCTGGCGGCCAAGGCGCGAGGCGCGCAGTAA
- a CDS encoding M50 family metallopeptidase gives MYALLALLALGLLLAVHELGHLVAARLLGVSVPRFSLGFGPPLLSFRLFGTEFVIAAIPIGASAHLHGMNPHVAGLDPTDPRSYSAQRAWKRVVITLAGSLANYLFALGVLFTLYTSGTHVVVPLTVGTVTPGSEAARAQMLPGDRILSVDGQPVKSWSDFVEIIGKSPGQERTLVIVRHEDSRVVQVRPRPDERGVGRIGVSQQYVYKEHPPGEALTQSLLHSQRVAAEALSLVWSVVAGRAPTAEPPSSVALVRQSSGAASSGWDSFLRVLVALSVALSLLHLVPVPGLDGGRLLFLVIELARRRPMSPKVETLATALGFLVLAAAIVFVAVEEVRRFLPSGSAPPPSGAPPSPAPPAAGDTTSQTLVLDAGVPSSDAGTSSPGMVSDAGRPSPEVRGAPSPGPASDGGVPPRDAGVPPDAGVPPDAGVPPAAGGPSDAGALAGPGSVLDAGSAPRDAGAAADAG, from the coding sequence ATGTACGCCCTCCTGGCCCTCCTCGCCCTCGGCCTGCTGCTGGCCGTGCACGAGCTGGGACACCTCGTGGCCGCGCGGCTGCTCGGCGTGAGCGTGCCCCGGTTCTCGCTGGGCTTTGGGCCGCCCCTGCTGTCCTTCCGGCTGTTCGGCACCGAGTTCGTCATCGCCGCCATCCCCATTGGCGCGTCGGCCCACCTCCACGGGATGAACCCCCACGTGGCGGGGCTGGATCCCACGGATCCTCGGAGCTACTCGGCACAGCGGGCCTGGAAGCGCGTGGTCATCACGCTCGCGGGCTCGCTGGCCAACTACCTGTTCGCCCTGGGCGTCCTCTTCACGCTGTACACCTCAGGCACCCACGTGGTGGTTCCTCTCACGGTGGGCACCGTGACGCCGGGCTCGGAGGCGGCCCGAGCGCAGATGCTCCCGGGCGATCGCATCCTCAGCGTGGATGGCCAGCCGGTGAAGAGCTGGTCGGACTTCGTCGAGATCATCGGCAAGAGCCCCGGCCAGGAGCGGACGCTCGTCATCGTGCGCCATGAGGACTCGCGCGTCGTGCAGGTGCGCCCCCGCCCGGATGAGCGCGGGGTGGGCCGCATCGGCGTGAGCCAGCAGTACGTCTATAAGGAGCACCCGCCGGGCGAGGCCCTGACCCAGTCGCTCTTGCACAGCCAGCGCGTGGCCGCCGAAGCGCTCTCGCTCGTCTGGAGCGTGGTGGCCGGACGGGCTCCCACGGCGGAGCCGCCCAGCTCCGTGGCCTTGGTGCGGCAGTCCTCGGGCGCCGCCTCCAGTGGATGGGACTCCTTCTTGCGGGTGCTGGTGGCTCTCTCGGTGGCACTGTCGCTCCTGCACCTCGTCCCCGTGCCCGGGCTGGATGGCGGGCGGCTGCTGTTCCTCGTCATCGAGCTGGCCCGCAGGCGGCCCATGTCCCCCAAGGTGGAGACCCTGGCGACCGCACTGGGCTTCCTGGTGCTGGCCGCGGCCATCGTGTTCGTGGCCGTCGAGGAGGTACGGCGGTTCCTTCCCTCGGGCTCTGCCCCTCCTCCGTCCGGCGCGCCGCCTTCGCCTGCTCCCCCGGCTGCTGGGGATACCACCAGTCAGACGCTGGTCCTCGATGCCGGGGTGCCTTCCTCGGACGCGGGAACCTCTTCCCCCGGGATGGTGTCGGACGCAGGGCGTCCCTCCCCGGAGGTCCGGGGAGCGCCGAGTCCGGGGCCCGCCTCGGATGGAGGAGTTCCTCCTAGGGATGCGGGAGTTCCTCCAGACGCGGGAGTCCCTCCGGACGCGGGAGTCCCTCCGGCAGCAGGGGGACCCTCGGATGCCGGGGCACTGGCCGGACCAGGGAGCGTCCTGGATGCGGGAAGTGCTCCGCGAGACGCAGGCGCTGCTGCTGACGCAGGGTGA